GGGAATTTTGGCCGGCCTCATCGTTCCCAGGATCATGGGAAGGCCGGAGGAGGCCAGACAGATGAAAGCCAAAATGACCATCGAAAGTCTGGAGACCAGTCTGCGTCTCTACAAGTTGGACAACGGCTCCTATCCCACCACGGAGCAGGGACTGCAGGCGCTCATCGAAAAGCCCGATACGGGCAACATACCCAAGCGGTGGCGGGAAGGCGGCTACCTGGAAAAAGGCAGGGTTCCCAAAGACCCCTGGGACAACGAGTTCGTTTATCTGAGTCCGGGGGTGAACGGGGATTTCGACATCGTATCCTACGGTGCCGACGGCGTTGCCGGAGGGGAGGGCAAGGATAAAGATATCAGCAACTGGGAACTGGAGTGACCAGTCCAATCGAGAGGGTCGTGCAAACGGTCGAAAAGGGCCACGAAAC
This region of Deltaproteobacteria bacterium genomic DNA includes:
- the gspG gene encoding type II secretion system major pseudopilin GspG; protein product: MNSTINHRVSSNLGFTLIELMVVIVILGILAGLIVPRIMGRPEEARQMKAKMTIESLETSLRLYKLDNGSYPTTEQGLQALIEKPDTGNIPKRWREGGYLEKGRVPKDPWDNEFVYLSPGVNGDFDIVSYGADGVAGGEGKDKDISNWELE